ATGAGCCTGtaacaaaacatatatgtatacaaatatattaatattcttATTAATAATGAACAACTGTtgtaatatatgtaaaataaacaAACTCAGGGATGAAAATTACACCGAATTTAGCTTCGCAGTAGACTTTAATAGCTTCCAATTGCTTCGCATAGTTCTCTGAAGAGACCATCGAAATTGAGTTGTCCACACAGATCACTATAgcctgatatatatatatatcggaaaagaaaatataaggctgacacctaagcttaggtgtgaaccctcatatactaatattttattatttattgtttaatgaataaatgtttaagccccatgatttttatggtttaaaaaattaatatgtaagtGTCCGAtatctaagtttaggtataTGCGGATGGGAATATTAGGGTGTTTGTTACCTAAGCTtgggtgtggaacactcacatattatttttttaatccataaaattcatggggccatgtgatttaattaaaattcaacaaatattataaaattagtatttaaagggtttcccacctaagcttaggtgtcggacagacttatattcacttttccatatatatatatatatatatatataggggtgagttatttatagtacaagcatttaaaaaagtacaaaaagtacatgtctaagttaacttacacatgcttgttccttccatctccgaccactaccaccaccaccatgatcatctccgaccaccaccatgattctccggcgacggcgaccatctccggcgagacttacacatgtgtaactacaacttacacatgtgtaagttaactttccggcgagaatcaggttcgttttcgggtggatacggtacgggctaGAGGCCCTCATCCTAtctaagctgaccgtcaagggacgcatatgggaatcgtatggatttgatgggcggcgatccaagagatggtgacggtttgctacggtacgggcgaaacccttgatgccggcgccgtggttggggtggtcggagatgatggtggctggtggtgattgtctcgcgaaggaaaaaacctagaaattttagaccctaaaatgctaaacaaaaagttgtacttacacatgtgtaagttagttacacatgtgtaactctcgccggagatggtcgccgtcgccggaggatcatggtggtggtcggagatgatcatggtggtggtggtggtggtcggagatggaaggaagaaaaaggatgaaataccttgtactttttgtacttttttaaacccttgtactaaaaataactttaatttatatatatatatatatatataataaaaatttatttacattttaaaattgataGCATGAAATTATATAGGAAGAAATGATAAACACCCAGATAGATAGATGAATAGGTTTACCTCGGGAACCGCCATGATTGATTCAAAGGAAGGAAGGTACGCCATGATTGTCAgaatataaagtttttaattcTGTTAATTAAACGTATGattaagtttcaatcttttggTTCAAGTTTAATATGTGTTTGAAATTTTGATTGGTCGTTGTATTTATAGGCTGGTCGCTAGGGTATGTATGAATGAAGATGTATGTGATGGGCTCGTGATTAACTTGCTGGACTTGGACTCTTATTTGTGGGCCAAAAAGAAATGGGCTTGCTGATTGAAGAATTCGAGAGATTGCTGGTCAAAAAACAGAAATAGAAGGACTAAAAcggaaaaatataaaacataaatataactcTAGGTTTAACCATCCAAGAAAAGCCACAGCAGTCGGTAGCCATGACCAGCAAGCCGCGCACAGGTCCGCCGAAACACCCTAACAAGTTCGCTTGGATACCTAAAGCCAACGTTAAAATTAACGAAACTGAAGTCGGTGGCAGATTCAGACCCTTATCCGAGATAACCGGAGTGTGCCCCAAGTGCAGAGACCAGATCGAATGGAAACGCAAATACGGCAAATATAAACCCCTTTCTGAACCCGCTAAATGGTActgtattatcattatttttaatattttagaaaaaacttgtatgtgtgtgtatatatatatatatgtatgtatatgtttataataatgatgatgattttgtgacAGTCAGAAGTGTACAAAGCGTGCTGTTCGTCAAGCGTATCATAATCTTTGTACAGGTTTGGGTTTTTTCTGTGATGATTtagtatgttttttatatataaaaaaaataattaatttttggGTATGATTTTTGTGTGGAATGATTTTGATATAAAGAATGATTTGCAGCTTGTGCTAAGGAGCACCATGTTTGTGCTAAGTGTTCGTGTCGTGTGGAACGAATCGTTGGCAGGTTCGAGAAATTTTCTTGATATTTGGCAagttttaaaattgtaattGTGATCATATGACACGTATTTTGAATCCGTGTGATTTTGCTTGCAGAGATATAAGTGAAGTAGAGGCTGAGAAAAAGATGCTAGAAGCGGTTTGTGATGACTCAAATCTTTGTTTACGATAGTTTTGGTTGTCTATAGTGTCGGATTTTGATATTGATATAGTAtttggtttttctattttaGGCTATTAGTAATGCCCgtgaaagagaaaaaagatcCTTGCTCCGTGCCGTAAGTTTCTTTTGTTCATCTCTTAGCTTAGATTAATCATTGTTAATTAGTTCTGTTATATCCATGGGAAAGAAACGTTACGTTGATTGTGAATTTGAAGTTGCACAATGATAATGTGATTTTAAGGGTGTTTGAGATAGCGTATTGAGGGAAATTGTTTAATAATAGCATTTGCAGATCccaaattattaataattgtttGACAACCTTATTAATAATTGTTTGACAACCATTCAAAAATAAGTGAATATATACAAGAAAGTGCAATTTTGAATAATCATGTTGAGACCTGTTTTTTAGAACTTTGTTTTTCCTAATGCCCTGTTTTTTGTGATGCTGATACAGAAAATCTTGATTCCTTATATTGTTTGAAACTATATTTGTAATAGGTTTTGTGGCAAACTGGCAATCATGTAGTATTTTTCAGAAGTTATTGTGTTGATGCTACTATTGCCTAAACGTCTTTGATGCATATTTTCATTTCCCTATGACAGATGAACAAAGGAAAATCTCAAACAAAAGAACAGGATCCAACAGATAATCAAGACAAGGCTGGTGATCTGTTCAAAGTTGAGTCACTCGAAGCATATGCAGGGGCAAACAAAGACGATGACAATGAGGATGATAGTGAAGATGAGACCCAAGTAGTCAATTGAGAATAATGTTCTTCTATATGATCAAGTTAGCATTAGGAATGACCAGAAATTACATTCAGCAAAAGAGATATATCGTTACTTTATCGTCCTATTGGCTTGTGATTTTATGACTTCCTCCTTTTGTCTTTCCTGCTTTAAATATATATGCCTAATTCAATGGTAAATTCCCAATTTTGTGTGTTTTTCTGGGTTGCATCTCTTTTCTGAAGTACTGTAAATGCAATGATATTGTTTTTTAGACATTCAAAATTGGTTAAAACTTTATTTTCTGGTTAAGTTTTAAGGCTGAAACTATATAACCATCAAGTTATCGGCAACAACCAGGACTTAATATGAATAATGTTGATTGATAGAAGATGGAGCCACCTATATTTATGAACTTAATTATTCTATTTGCATAGGATATCGACGATATATTTTTGTACAATCTACGTACCATATACATGTTATGTTATGATTACAAAGTTTAAATTAATCCTAGATCATGTTGAATTAACTGTTGTggtatgttttaattaattttagatAAAAACAATAACTAGGTTGGCATCAAAATTAACAGAATAATAACTAGGTTAATTGATTCTTCTTTGAAACAGAAAAATCTGTTGTTAGGTTTCTAACTTTTCAGGGTTCTAAGTATAAAAATGACAAGATCAAAACGCCTACTCTATAGCATAGCTCCAGACCTAAACGATATCAAGGTTCTTGTAAAGCAACGACgcaccaccaccaagattcaGGTAAAGTTCAAACCATCTTAAATACTAACCAGCCAATAAATTGAAAACACCACTAATTATTGGCCTCAAAGCTTTCACAAAGACGAAATAACAAAACGCGGAAAATACCATAATTTGACAGGAGAAAATGTGAAGCAGGAAAAAGCGTCTACTTATCATTTCTGTTCTAAGAATGGGATTACAGAATACAGCCTTGAATTAATCCAATTCTGTTAAAGCAAAAATTGgttagaaaaataatatatgaatcATACATTTGCTTTTATGTGATCTAGTCCTACTCATCATGTAAACCAAGAGAGCCTTGTGTCAACTGACACTATATCTGTATTTGTATACATGCATCTTAGAAGAGTAAAAGAATGATAAAAGTATCTGATATCAATTAAACAAAGACCGTGGCTGGAAGCTGGTCGATCGTTGGTGGATTTTCCTACGAATCTTGAGCACTTATCCACTCtgcatataaaataaaaccatGAAAATAATTAGTGAATAGGAGAACAAACCAAGAAAACAAAGTAAATTAATTTCCCGTGACAATGGCAATGATCGACTTTGGCTATGGTTTGAGAAAAATAGTTGATACCATTCAAATAAAGGTTGCagataaatacttttattttgaagagataagaaaagaaagggttagaaacttttagtttttgtatttttgagtttttgttttaaaagaaagggaagggaaagaaagagaaaaatatgatgttttgatcccaaaactttcttgccacttttggcaagatttggaaggaaaagtggtgaaattattattatacccctcaaacttatataaaggttttaattactacaaggctataaatgtaaaattgtatctttttatcctttctttttcttcccttctaactcaagaatacatttaactatcaactttcttttcttttctttcaactcgagaatgcctcttttttatgtaattatctatcctttcttcccctagtcaatcttctcctttctttttttttaataaaaactcgagaatacagtgtAAGTTTTCGGAGATAAAATAATAATCAGAAAAAGGTTTAATTGACATTATATTCTATCACATAAGGCATTTAGAATTTTATGTCTTTGGCAAGTATAAGCATGTGGGCTTATATAAGCCGGTTTTGGGCTTATATTCCATCGCATAAGCCAATCGCACTTCCCATGATACTTTTTTTTGGTTGTATCTAAAGTTACCATTAATTAGTTAGGAAATTACCACTGCAAACCAATCGAAATTCTCATTTATTTTGTTATCACTTTTGACTTGATTTATTAAACCCCCGAAAACAATTATTATCACTTCAATTACTTTGTttcaatttattattatcactTCAATTTCTATgtacttataagttataaaaacaaAGTAAACACATATAAGTTATGTGACAATATGTAAACATACCCCTTTCGGTCATTTTACTAACATACTCTAACTTGTAGGGTATTAAGCTAATCCAAACACTAAGAAAACTTATAAGCAAATAAAAGCCATAAGCCCATAAAcaaaagctaggccaaacacccctttaaatacttaaaattaaaaatatacgaCAATACCTGACTttcaagtttttataaaatcGGGGTTTTTTATCGCTATTACcatgaaaaccataaaaatctgTTCTTACACGATAATACCGGCGTGGAAATATTAACCGGTATCACCGCAAATAACAACTTTTGTACTCTATTTATTAGTAGTGTTTGATAAGGATGattagtttaaaaataattaatctatAAATGACAAGTTGTTTTTGggattttatgaaatttatCATTCACGTATCATTTTTCAAGCATGGGCAGTCAACTAGAAAATTATTGATGATTATTACTATCATGGTACAAGTTTTTAGAGAATCATTAGGAGCTTTTGTCTAGCatctatttatatacaaaaaatccatttcatatacaaacttatatagAAAAAATCCATACCactatttatatacaaaagatATGTATAGGAGCAACACTCTTGACTTGatctttctttcctttctttaACTTTAACAAAAACATGATCTAAAAAACAACAATTAACTATATATTCTAGATCTATTAACCCTTATTTTCCACAAGATTCAGGTAAAGTTCAAACCATCCTAATCCTAACCAACCAATAAATTGAAAACACCAGTAATTATTGGCCTCAAAGCtttcacaaaaacaaaataaaaaaaaggccAAAAATATCATAACTTGGCAGGAGAGAAGGAAAAAGCATCTACTTATCATTTCTGTTCTAAGAATGGGATTACAGAATACAGCCTTGAATTAATCCAATTCTATTAAAGCAAAAAATGGTTAGAAAAATAATGTATGAATCATACATTTGCTTTTATGTGATCTAGTCCTACTCATCATGTAAACCAAGAGGGCCTTGTGTCAACAGACA
The Erigeron canadensis isolate Cc75 chromosome 2, C_canadensis_v1, whole genome shotgun sequence DNA segment above includes these coding regions:
- the LOC122589132 gene encoding uncharacterized protein C9orf85 homolog; protein product: MTSKPRTGPPKHPNKFAWIPKANVKINETEVGGRFRPLSEITGVCPKCRDQIEWKRKYGKYKPLSEPAKCQKCTKRAVRQAYHNLCTACAKEHHVCAKCSCRVERIVGRDISEVEAEKKMLEAAISNAREREKRSLLRAMNKGKSQTKEQDPTDNQDKAGDLFKVESLEAYAGANKDDDNEDDSEDETQVVN